CCGTTCCGGGGCTCGGAGCGCCTTCGGCGGTTCAGCGGACGTTTCGGAACTCGAACTGCGCCCCGCCGGCCTCGCTCTCGGTCACGGACACGTCCCACTCGTACACCTCGGCCAACTCCCGGACGAACGCAAGCCCCAATCCGGTACCTCCCTGCTCGGCCGCGGTCGTGTAGCCGATTTCGAAGATGTCGTTCCGCTGGTCGGCCGGGATTCCGACGCCGTCGTCGGCCACGTAGAACCCGCCGGCAGTCCGCTCCGCTCCCTGCCGAGCCTCGTCCTCGCTCCGCTCGGACGAGACGCCGACCGACCCGTCCGTCGAGTCGCCGCCCGCGGAGTCGGTCGGGAGTTCGCCCACCGTGACGGTGAGGTCGCTGCCGCCGTGTTCGACGGCGTTCTCGAACAGGTTCTGGAACAGGTGGCGGACGTACGTCTCGTCGGCCTGAATCGTCCGGTCGAGCGTCACCTCCAGCGTCGCGTCCGGGGCCTCGACCTCTTCCCACGCGTCCCGCGCCACGTCCGCCAGCGGGACCGGGGCCTGCTCGTCGACCGCCTCGCGGCCCCGCGCCAACACCAACAGCACGTCTATCATGTCCTCGATGCGGTCGAACGCCTCGGTGACGTAGTCGACCGCCTCCGGCGCTTCGTCGGTCGGCAGTTGGCGACCGTATATCTGGCCGATGGTGACGGGGTTGCGCAACTCGTGGGCGAGCATGCTCGCGAAACTGTCCAAGCGGTCGTTCTGGTGTTGCAGGCGGCGCTCGCGGTCGGTTCGCTTGAACGCGGCTTCCGCGGTCGCCGCGACGAGTTCGACGAGGTTCCGCATCTTCCCGTCGAACGACTCCTGCTCACCCACACCGACGGCGAGGACGCCGTACTCGCCGAGCGGAACCAGCATCGTCCGGTGGGTACCGCTCTCTCCCGACGGCGCGACCGAGTCGGTGAACTGGGTTTCGCCTCGTTCGAAACTCGTCCAGATGGGAGAGTCCGCACCCGCGCTGACAGTGACCGGTCGGCCCGCGCCCGCGTCGCCCCGGGACGACGCCGCTATCGGTTCGAGGGCGTTCTCGGCGGTATCGAAGGCGTACACGACCGCGTCGGCCAACGAGATGTCGTCGGTGAGGGTCCCGACGATGATGTCGCCGATTTCCGTCTGGGTCTCGGTCCGGAGCAACTCCCGCGTCGATTCCTGCAACGCGGTCAGCGTCTGCTCGCGTTCCTTGCGCCTGATAGCCGCTATCGCGTGGCTTATCGTCTCGCCCAACTCGCTCAGCACGGCGATTTTGCGCTGGTCGAACGCCGACTCGTGGTCGGCGTACACGGTCAGGACGCCGTACTCGACCTCGTCGTAGAGGAGCGGGACCGAAATCGCCGACTCGAAGCCTTCGGCGAGCGACGCCTGTCGCCACGGTTCGCCGTCCGAGTCCCTCTGCAGTCGCTGGACGGGTTGGACCGACCCGGTTCGGAGCGCGAGCGCCCCGACGCCCTTCTCCGTCTCCTTGGCGTCGTCGGTGTTCGCGTTCCGGACCGTCTCCAGATACTCGTCGTCGACCCCGGCCCACGTTCGGGGCGTGATGTCCTCGTAGTCCTCGGTGAACTCGCCGACCCACGCGGCCGAGTAGGTGGTCGAGGACGCCAACCGATTGCACACCGCCTGCTCGATTTCCTCGCGCGTGGTCGCCGTGACGAGCGCTTGGTCGATGTCCCGGATGACAGTGTTTATCTGGTTGAGTTCGTCCAACTCGTCGCGCTGTGCGCGGAGTCGCTGCTCGTACTCGTGGCGCTCGGTCATGTCCCGCGTGACCTTCGCGAACCCGCGGACCTCTCCTTCGTCGTCGTAGAGCGCCGTGATGATGACGTTCGCCCAGAACGTGGTCCCGTCCTTCCGGACGCGCTTGCCCTCGTCTTCGACTCGCCCCTGCTCGGCGGCGACGCTGAGGTTCTGTTCGGGCCGACCCGCCTCGCGATCCTCGTCGGTGTAGAACGCCGAGAAGTGTTGGCCGACGATTTCGGCCTCGTCGTAGCCCTTGAGTTGCTTCGCGCCGTCGTTCCACGTCTGGACGATACCGTCGGCGTCGAGCAGGAAGATGGCGTAGTCTTTGACCTCGCGCACGAGCGTCTCGAACCGCTCTTTCTCCTTTCGGAGTCGCTGCTCGTACTCGTGGCGATCGGTCATGTCCCGCGTGACCTTGATGAACCCTTGGAGTTCGCCGTCGTCGTCCCGAATCGCCGTAATCGTGACGCTCGCCCAGAACGTGGTCCCGTCTTTCCGGACGCGCCACCCCTCGTCGGTGACCCGCCCGTTCTCGACGGCCCTCTCGATGTTCCGTTGGGGGACGCCCGCCTCGCGGTCCTCGTCGGTGTAGAAGTTGGAGAAGTGTTGGCCGAGGATGTCGGCCTCGTCGTAGCCCTTGAGTTGCTTCGCGCCCTCGTTCCACGTCTGGACGCGGCCCTCGCGGTCGAGGACGAAAATCGCGTAGTCGGTGACCGCCTCGACGAGGTTGCGGAACTGCGCTTGGTCGAGCGCGGCCTCCGAACTCTCCTCGACGGTCTCCGAGGACTCGGGCGGTCGCCACCAGACGCGCTCGCCCGTCCCGACCGTCTTGGCTTCGAGCGCACCCCGGCCGACCAGTTCGTCGAGTTCGTCGGCGACCGTCTCGGGGGTGCGGCCGAGTTCGTCGGCGATTTCGCTCGCCGTCAGCGGCGTTCCGGGGACGTCAACTCGCGTAAACACGTCGAATACATCGTCGAACGTGTCCGGCGACGACGGCCCTGACGTTTCCATAACTATTCGTCGTACGCCGTCCGTATAAATAGCCCCTTTCGAAAGCACCTCTCGGCGGGACCGGGGTCGAGAACCGCGCGACGGTCGCCGCGACCCACCGATTTAACCCCGACCCGCGGAAACACGAACCCATGAAGGCCGCGGTGTTACGGGAGTACGGCGAACCGCTCGAAATCGAGGACGTATCCGACCCGCGACTCGCGGAACACGGTCTCGTCGTCGAGACCGAAGCCTGCGGCATCTGCCGGAGCGACTGGCACGCGTGGCAGGGCCACGGCGAGTGGGCCGACGACCGGGTTCCGAAGGGCCAGATCCTGGGCCACGAACCCGCCGGACGGGTCGTCGCCGTCGGCGACTCGGTCGACCGATTCCGGGAGGGCGACCGAGTCGCGGTCCCGTTCAACCTCGGGCGGGGCGACTGCGACCACTGTCGGAACGGCCGGGGCAACGTCTGCGAGGACGGACTGGCGCTCGGGTTCGAGGCCGACGCGCCCGGCGCGTTCGCCGAGCGAGTCCACGTGCCCTACGCCGATTACAACGCCGTGGAACTCCCCGACGGCGTCTCGCCCGTCGAGATGGCCGGACTCGGGTGCAGATTCGCTACCGCGTACCACGGACTGGCCCACCGGGCGGACCTGACGCCCGGTGACTGGGTCGCGGTCCACGGATGCGGCGGGGTCGGCCTCTCGGCGGTCCACGTCGCGGACGCGCTCGGCGCGAACGTCGTCGCGGTCGA
The nucleotide sequence above comes from Halorussus limi. Encoded proteins:
- a CDS encoding PAS domain S-box protein, giving the protein METSGPSSPDTFDDVFDVFTRVDVPGTPLTASEIADELGRTPETVADELDELVGRGALEAKTVGTGERVWWRPPESSETVEESSEAALDQAQFRNLVEAVTDYAIFVLDREGRVQTWNEGAKQLKGYDEADILGQHFSNFYTDEDREAGVPQRNIERAVENGRVTDEGWRVRKDGTTFWASVTITAIRDDDGELQGFIKVTRDMTDRHEYEQRLRKEKERFETLVREVKDYAIFLLDADGIVQTWNDGAKQLKGYDEAEIVGQHFSAFYTDEDREAGRPEQNLSVAAEQGRVEDEGKRVRKDGTTFWANVIITALYDDEGEVRGFAKVTRDMTERHEYEQRLRAQRDELDELNQINTVIRDIDQALVTATTREEIEQAVCNRLASSTTYSAAWVGEFTEDYEDITPRTWAGVDDEYLETVRNANTDDAKETEKGVGALALRTGSVQPVQRLQRDSDGEPWRQASLAEGFESAISVPLLYDEVEYGVLTVYADHESAFDQRKIAVLSELGETISHAIAAIRRKEREQTLTALQESTRELLRTETQTEIGDIIVGTLTDDISLADAVVYAFDTAENALEPIAASSRGDAGAGRPVTVSAGADSPIWTSFERGETQFTDSVAPSGESGTHRTMLVPLGEYGVLAVGVGEQESFDGKMRNLVELVAATAEAAFKRTDRERRLQHQNDRLDSFASMLAHELRNPVTIGQIYGRQLPTDEAPEAVDYVTEAFDRIEDMIDVLLVLARGREAVDEQAPVPLADVARDAWEEVEAPDATLEVTLDRTIQADETYVRHLFQNLFENAVEHGGSDLTVTVGELPTDSAGGDSTDGSVGVSSERSEDEARQGAERTAGGFYVADDGVGIPADQRNDIFEIGYTTAAEQGGTGLGLAFVRELAEVYEWDVSVTESEAGGAQFEFRNVR
- a CDS encoding zinc-dependent alcohol dehydrogenase family protein, which encodes MKAAVLREYGEPLEIEDVSDPRLAEHGLVVETEACGICRSDWHAWQGHGEWADDRVPKGQILGHEPAGRVVAVGDSVDRFREGDRVAVPFNLGRGDCDHCRNGRGNVCEDGLALGFEADAPGAFAERVHVPYADYNAVELPDGVSPVEMAGLGCRFATAYHGLAHRADLTPGDWVAVHGCGGVGLSAVHVADALGANVVAVDLDDEKLTKARELGADETVNAGRVADVPGRVRSATDGGANVSVDALGVAETCRNSVACLRKRGQHLQLGLTTDEERGEVSLPTDAMTMNEVTFLGSRGMPPTRYGELLRMLDRGTVSPAALVTNEVGLDDVPDRLAAMSDYGTVGIEVVTEF